The sequence AGCTCCCAGGCTTCTAAGGTTACTACAATTAGATAATATAACAGAATCGTGCATCATATGATTTACGTTTGATTTAAGGTCAAAGATTCAAATCACCGGTCCTGCAAAGGGCAATAtggtgttattttgtttttgctttATGTTAGATATACCCACTAACGCCGGCCGTTAGGAAGGATATTAAAGAAATCGCAGTACGAAACCTTAGACTTGCCACGACTTTgtctatttcattatttttattaaaaacttatttgacacgattttcttatttaaaacctAACTCTGTACCAATTTTCAGCTCTCTGAGTTTATGGGAAGTAATAGTTctattttaatgattaaaagAGAGTGAGCGAGTGTCATAAATGCGTAACTTTGCTTTCGCTTAACTTCGGAACTAAATGACCTACAGACttgaaattttggattttaagtaTGTGATTATAGCTTACTGGATGACCAAAATTTCTGCGTTCTGGTCTCATCCAGAGGTTCTTaaaccaccctaccggcaaagtcGTGTCGCtacgggttaaatataactgccatactccctaacaggttagcccgctattatcttGAGCTGCACCGTAACTTACCGCCAGGGGAGGTTgatgtcaagggctaacttgtagtgcaatataaaaaaaacttattctgCATTCGTTTGGCCGCTGTATTGGAACCTGGGTCTTTCTGACAAGCAATAGTACACCAGATAATTGGACAAATAATACTTCTGTGTACACGCCGTTGGTATTAATAGCATCGTTAGAGCGATGCTAGGCGTATCACATGTACGGCGGCACAAGTCATAGTCGCCTTTGTGTCAGTCACGCGCCCGAACATCAAAGCCTTCCATGTAGGGTGACCAGGTCcttgttccccgggcgtctagtaaagccaacgagagggccATGTCGTGTTGTTTTTAGTTTGAGTatacgagtcccacataaccctGTGTCCTGCCCAAAAcgacagaggtagccagaaagcttttccaccacgacaaaacaaaacaaaaaaaagggtgACCATCTTCAATTATACCCCCTTATATTTAACCCCCggccccgacgcaaaaacgaaggGATTTTTTAAGTATCTACATCTCTCCGTGTCTGCCAATCATCATATTTCCTGAaccgatttagtttttttgttttacagacTAATTTAGTCGGCAGTATTCTTAGCTATGtgaaaattggtccaagatgCGTGTGATCTAGGTGATACCCGTGACTTCGTTctcgtggattaaggtttttattcccgcgggaactctcttatttcctgggataaaaagcttatgtgctattccagactacaatttatctctgtaacaaatttcagcAAAATCGGTTCATACAGCAgcaattttttatacttttcccTCGGGAGCAATTTTAGAGATCCGGATTAAAAGTAGTagtactagcttctgcccgcgatttcgtctgcgtggatttcagaattgggtctaaagctacgctcgttaacaatttttaatcttaccgtgcgggaactatttgagattttattcaagccatttttgcgtgattgagaaacaaacatccatactttcacatttataatattagtaggattgttACCAATAAGCTAGTGCTTGAGGATCATGAAtcatctatttttaaaattaatgaaagcaaacaaatgaaaaagatattttcttcatgtaagtatgtttttgttattttcttcacaatttgaaaataaagtttacaaaTAGATTGCTTAGATTATATGTAACTTAACCACATTTCAAACTTATCTTTGGAGTAACATAAATTATGCataaatctgtcaaatttgtGTTGAGCTGTCAAACTTTGAGTCTCATTGCCTCCATTTAATTTAAGAATGACAGATTTTCGCTAACGTAAATGAGGAATAAGTTAACATGAAAACACACTAAAGCTCTGTGGGATCTTATTGTTTAGAAATGAAAAGtgcagtatttattttatttttaccttgcATTTTTAGGTTTGCAGGTTTTCTCTTTTTGAGGCGGTTGATAACTTTaacctaattaataataaagcatTTTCTTCAGAGATATCACGATTCAGGAATAAGTCTCATAATGGATTCGGTTTTTCTTCCCAAAACGGGGTAgtttggttgtctggaagaaatcgctttgTATTGCGATAATCGCGATAATGCCGCTAAGTGTTATAAGCTGTGACTTGattgttattgatttttttctgCACCTTATATGTTTTACAATTATAGAGATACATTTTTAGATTACGAGTGTAGAACTACGTTACAAATTGGACCTAATTCTTAGATATCATTATGTGTATCGGTTTAGGTTAAACTTACTAGTAGCTATATTAAAGTATTACGCAAAACAAACGTTCATTCATAGATTAAGGCAGAAGTGTTTAGGAAAAGAATTTTCGCATGAAATCTAGGACACAtctctcaataaattcaaagtttatgttAAACGTAAGCATGTATTTATCTCCTTTTATATTTtgaaggattacgtaaacgataaaaaaagcttgtgtATAATTTGCTCTTACTTTTTAATTGTGTTCTTAATGGACTGTCAGATTGTCTCTTCTTAGAATAAGTCCCGTTTTAAAcgctcctagctttagtttttcgGAATGTAGTTATTTCTATCAGCTCAAAAAGTGTaacatgaacgcttcataaatgcctgtgacaggcctacgtaaataaagaagttttgaatttgaaatagttttataaacatCCGATCACGTGGTAGCCCTAGTCGCCTTTGATCAGCCCCTGTCGGCAAACGTAACTACGCTAATGTCTAATGTGCACTTTGTCACAGCTACCTATCTACTTACTCACGATGCTCTGCGGGTTCAGTGTGTCTCTGCGAAGAACTCCTCATTGGAGCTTCcgagaaattacaatttttaagaAAGAGAAAATCTATATGCATCAACATCATCGTCAACAGTCTATAACTGTCCACTTTTGGACTAGAAGCCCAACGGAATGATTTTGTtgattatatctatatatgaaGTTGATtatagtagtagcatagaggacgccgctgcccgttctcttactcgcctcgtacgacacctccGAAGACACACACATCACCTATTGTTTGTAGActagatggacgttggggtctcaaggtcAAATGGGGATCCCGCACcggttaacgcagcgttggtcagaCGCCAACCAGGTATCAAGCGAGTCACTGGAAGCCGCTAGGAACatgcggcccaggaccgtggattttggaaatccctacaaaagacctatatccagcagtggacgtcaatcggttgaatttaTGATGATAAGAAACGGGTATCCTCTCGGAACGAGAAGGGCTTAGACCGTACTCCACCACTGGTCagttgcggattggtagatttcatacgtctttgagaactcaggcacgcaggtttcgttcagcgtttttttattatttttttatatagcaactagcagaccccagcgccatctgtcgggctgatttgtgaatctaaaccatccagggtgccacccaaacgccgACGCCGACATTTCACGGACACGACAAACCAACAGGCCCAAAGCCAATGATGGCGGGCCCTAGCCCCTAGACAGGGGCTAAAACAACAATTACCAGGGCAGCATAGCTGCCCTGCGAATATGACCCGGGTAAGGAGGCGttgcctcgaggcccgtacccccgaccggccttggccgcttggagatgacccacacgcacccaaacgcataccgaaaagttcattcaaatcggtctagccgtctaggaggagttcagtgacatacacacgcacacaagaaatatatatataaagactagcagaccccagcgccatctgtcgggctgatttgtgaatctaaaccatccagggtgcaacccaaacgcataccgaaaagttcattcaaatcggtctagccgtctaggaagagttcagtgacatacacacgcacacaagaaatatatatataaagactagcagaccccagcgccatctgttgggctgatttgtgaatctaaaccatccagggtgccacccaaacgcataccaaaaaaatcattcaaatcggttcagccgtttaggaggagttcagtgagatacacacgcacacaagaaatataaatatataagataagtgacggaccaagcagatggcccacctgatggtaagtggtaaaacatcgcctataaacagagcaaaacttcacagAGCATACAAGGAGCACGctctgcaacatgccgccctgtgtccagcaaataggcagaaataagcatggcgatacttccccggaagagctctgtGGCAAAAAACTAATTGAAttaaagcacataactccgaaaagttacagagACGTGATAGAAATTGGTTCCCTAAAGGGGATCTAAAATCATTACCACTTAGCTATCACCGCATTTTTgctatatcttatatctttaaacgagtaattcttgtatatacgagtatataattggaatctcggaatcggctccaacgattttcatgaaatttagtatacagtgggtttcgggggcgataaatcgatctagcttcatttttagaaaatgacattttatttgtgttttccggtaataaccgatttggtgcacacgaagttgcacgggtcagctagttcatATTAATATCATATGGATATTAGCAAAAATGCGGTGATAGTTTGCATGTTTATTAGtgacctatgttcggctcaaccattTGACCGATGATGTTGCACACATATAGCTTACTCAATAGATAAAGGATTTAACGAAGCATGGCATAAACCTATTAATATCACACCATTTAGGGTTTTCTAGGctttacaaagtttaatgatcTAATTATACGAAATTCCGCTCTATATCgttaatttatacaaatgtCGCTAGCCATTCGGTGGATCAGGTCTAGTAATACAAGTTTTCAACCTCGGTTATCTAGAACATCTTCTTTTAAAGCTGTAACTCCACTACATCCGATACGATTTTTTTGGTCGAAGTCTAATGACTACTTCTGGATACAAAATATTGTTGCAGAAGAGAtgtttttataatcattattatcttcCAACCATCATATAATTCGTCGAAACATGTGAGGTTTATGCTACTCTTTGCTATGAGAAGaacgaaaaacaaaaatagaataaaCTCCTATTTCTTAACACACTCTTAGTAACAATATATTTGATTAGATGTAGGTGAATAATTCGTTAGGTTGTTTTGTAAGCACGTAAAATTCATATTCTTCCTTCATATTTGAtgtaaatatatgaattttcccttcggaatttgatgtttttccagaCCGCAAGTATCATAGGTTATTCTgcgttctttcaactaaataTATACCAAACATCAAGACGATTGGATGCATAGTTAAGGcgtgtaatattagtatggatgaaCAAAAATCTAAAGTTCACAAATATGTATTCGAGCGGATCCGATTTTATGGATATCTTATCTAAATAACTACGAAAGTGAATGCCAAGGTCGGCGCGCTTGTAAATCTGTGCGACTGAGCTCttacataattaatatactcTTAACTTCGCCTGCTGCTTGAACCCGCGGCGGGCAGTGTAACGATGATTGATGAGTTGGCATTAAATGATGAATCGTGATTGTATGACGACCTTCTGTTGCGTGCATAGAATGAAGATGATAAAATAAGAAGcagtaaaaatgtttaaattaaaaaaaaaaacatcgaccTTCAGTCAAGGAAAACCATTCctttatttaagagaaaattgCTTTTACTCAATTAATGCATTTTTAGATTTTACTTATCAACaattttatggatattatttaagactgactttttaatttgatttaagtctacttgtattttgacttaacggcttattttgatttcatttgattattttaattatagatattataatttatatatttttgcgttcTTATtatggttgtaatttttttttatgtttatttttaatttcatattatatcattgtGAGCTGCCAAACTAATGGTAATACAcagtttgaataaaaaaaaaaaattgtaacatttcattatctacgtgtatttatgcTTATATATGCTAATAAatcttatcattattatttttttttaaataataatattgtttgtttccaaaaaatcttaagtctaaacaatatagtaaaaggctttcttattcattatgaaatcttaaataattatttaactacgagcttctgaagctaaaccaagaaaccttgtatttcagctattacatattattctactagtcaagcacaTTTTATGCCCATTTTGTgggagttatgaaaaaaaaaaaaaaaaaacaaagcataaaCTTAATTCGATAAAAAAtggttagaaaaaaaatttaaaacttaaagttaattacaaaatgataGGTAAAATATTATCGTTTAAACTTTCTTCAGACGCATACACATGAAGAAAGCTTAAAGCCAATTATTTATTGGCTTTAAGCTTTCTTCATACTGAagttgaaacaaataaatattattttcaagaaaaactcagcgataagtgttcggtgagtatatcgatgccaggtatcgttttaaccgacttaccataaaggaggaggttctctatacggttctaatttttttttcttctttatgtttgttagctcagaactctgaCATATATAAACcgattaaaaaattttttttttgattcagACGGTATACTTTCCATGTGGTGCCATTTTCCTCAGGTCACGATTTGTTAGTGGGATCCTGAAGAAATGAGGgttattattgaaatatcataataacttgagcatttgctatcgagaagccccattTCGTCAAGTTAAACTGTTGATAAAGTCtacggatggccaccggaactacaTAAGCATTACACTGtttgcgcttcgattatggtatatactAGGTAAGATTAAACACACAATAAAGATATCTAAtcttaaaaaacacaaaaattttagggtaggcagagcttttgtgcaactggtcgtagtatatttatttatttattattaactaacgcCGCCATAGCTTCTGGAAATGCAATATTTTCTAGAagtttatgagcagttgacattcgcctattataacttaaatatatataataatattgcaaacctacccactaaaaagtaagaaataaatattttccacatTATTAAGTCGGCGCCAAGTACAATGTAGAAAATAACTTGTACTTTCCTTACTGCTACTGctactacgagtatataaaaaggaatacgaagtatatTATGCTCTATGGATAGTTACTTTCTACATATTATTTAGcatcgatataaaaatattatgttttttagttgtataacgaAGTCGGTTCTTTTgtgtctaaaaaaatattttagataacTCGATTAGGGATATgtctttaatataactgccataccccctaggttagcccgctaccatcttatctgcgtcataacttaccaccaggtaagattgcagtcaagagctaatttgtaatttaaaaaaaaagttaatttaaagatCACTTAGATTGATAGATAACAGGTTTTCCATTCCGCTAACGCTACACGGACACTCGGGGCGCAAATTCAAATGAATGCAAACTAGGATGACGAGAAGGTATATAATAGTGCCAAATTTAGATTCTAATCACAGTCGTTGCCGAACCATCACCGCCAAAATGAAATCTGTGAGTTTCTTAATCATACACgtgaacaaaatttttttttttttttatagtgataaatTCTTAACTGACCAACCAGGTGGACCCACCTGATTGGGACTACTTGTTTTCCTGTGATAAAGagtagccaatgttactctctatcctttcaactaactctgtgccgaaaatgaagttgattggttgctaggTCAGGGCGTAATGTacggacaaacaaataaacaaactgtagcattgtgagaggagacctatTGGAGGCCATAAATcatcacttcgcagggcatgcaatgagCACGTTCTACAAAATGCCACCCTTTGTCTAACCTAAGCCGAAGAccttaagcctcatgagcctgtaattacaccggcaaccacgcccttcagactggaacacagcattgcaacaatgctgcttagcggcagaaataagattTGTGGAAGCACTCCCCCGGACaacctctgtcacaaaaagctctactactactactctaCTCAACTCTTCTTCTTTGAGTTGAGAGATTCCTGTGATTCTTCTTCTATGATGAAGTGACTCTTCGTttactatgatttttatatatttttgtttgataatTGACTAACCGAGGCCATCAGCTCGGttagtcaattattactataaaacaaaaaaaatagatctGTGGTATCCAACTGTCACGTTCTCGTGTTCCAGATCATCGCATTCGCCCTGTGCTTAGCCGTGGTCTCCGCCCTGCCCACCGGCGATGTGGACGCAGAAATCCTCACCTACGAAAATGACAACATCGGCATTGGAAACTACAGATACTCGTGAGTGCTTTACCTCATAGACCCAAATTAATAACACTCATGAACATCATCATTAAGCGTTCTTTTCTACCTCAATGgatcccacaaggctcaattttgggtccttttttatttttggtgtatatctATTACACCATGTCAGAGGCATTTATGACATTTTACTGTTTACAGATAATTCATCTCtgatttttaagactgatataaataaagataattttgacgatgtaaaccTTGCTTTCTCACTTGTGTCAAACttgtttactgttaataacttacttttaaatgctaaAAAACCGTGTGTATAAAAtgtttagaatttattttacctaacgtaaaaaaaattataaaaacatcataataaattgaggtatacttaaaatagaaaactccactgtttttctaggagtgaccttataTTGTGAGCTAGCGATTAAATTCAGCTCAGCTGcctatgcaatcaggaaaattagacagctttttgatgttgaaacagctaggcttgtttattgtactgagtttttctaataatatttatataatattttatatttctattttctgtTTTGCATATTTTTACACTAACCGAGGCCATCAgcgagacaaaatattactctttataaccaAAAaactgatattaacaatcgacttaccagaactcctttgtggtaTACGATTTTACAAAACGATTCCTTAGGTAATGCTGGACCAACCAAtgcatacatataaaaaatgtgtaaaaacacatataatacagcgaggttactatatatttgatgaatttcctaatgacaaggtagattgaaaGCAGCCTgtttcgctctcatctcccgcaagatagtaaaatgattgaaaagttgatgttggaaaagaggaacaactgagtttcttgccggctcttctcggtagaatctgctttccaaaacggtggtagagtcactacaaacagacatacttgacgctCAAATTGAATCAAATTGattaaaagtacttataaagtgggtctacttgtaataaatgaattctgattttttttaattcatttgtatggaaaaataaatatgcttctttgatttaatatctttacaggGTAATTCCTTATGAATTATACCTACGCATCCTTCAatgttatttcgtaattctgttacatgtTGTGTAtgctagtttttatttaatcccaCCATCCTAACATAAAATTTTCGTTAGAGGTAACATTACAATTTCTTTCTATCAAAAATTTTTACCAAATCGTGTAAACTGTATATGAAACCTATCTACTACGATAGACGAGCCTTATGCCCGTACAATTAAAACCTGTCATAATCATGATTTCCTTTTGTCACCAGTTTTGAAACCAGCGATGGCAAGAAAGTTTCTGAAACATCCGTCGTCAAGAACGTTGGCCAAGAAAACCAGGCTCAGGAAGTTACCGGCTCATTCTCCTATTACCAAAACGGCCAACTCTACTCTGTGAACTACGTCGCTGACGAAAACGGCTTCAGAGCCGTCGGAGACCATATTCCCAAATGAACCATGATGAACGTCTAGTTGGATTTGCCTagccttattaaatatacgtttTTTGATTCCACAAATCaacgcttttattttattcatcactAAATGAGCCAGTGACCCGCTTCTTTTTCCATTTCAATATGTGTATTTTAAGCGATGTTAGCGTAGTGATTGCGGCTCGAGTCACATTCAgaggacgagttcgaatccgtaATTAAATGCGAATAACGGTGTCTCTAACCTCAAAAACTTAGGACTTTAATACAAACTTCGAACCCCAGTTTTACCCCTTTAGATGTGTTCGCTTCAAAAGAAACCAGTTCCTAATTTTAGGTTAGAAGACTAAGTAATATGAAAAACAGAATCCATATGTGGtccaatataaattatatagatttttattatttaaagctgATAACCTAAATGCTGATTTCcacgtatttataaaattataggaCTTTCCTACAAAACTCTAAACCCATTTTCACACCCTTAGGGTAGTTTCTCAAAACCAACAGTTCATAAATCGTGATTTTCAATAAACATTGTCCTAGGATGATCTTTCCTTTCAAATTTCAAGTTTGTAGGCTTTATTCAGTGAAGTGAGTGAGTCAGTGGTTttctcttattattttatttttgtcgtcTCGCACGTTCGAAAATGCTAAACATTAAGTCCGCCCATTTTAAGCCAATTTCTGGATGTGCAATAATGAGAAAAAgatcataaatttatttttcggtgttcttaataatatttggcagatggatatttttattagcTTGTGGAATTCTAATTATTTCTGGAAGACGCCGTTCGTTTTTCTTTGACTTTTGTGTATAGTTGCATGCTTTCTTCACAATGCATCTTTGTGGCGCAAGGTGGGTAGGTagtgtggagaccgccacactTTCCAACAGTTGAAAGTTAATTGAAGGGCTAActtaattaaaagaagaaatatttgttaaattcattcGTTCAactttaatatcttaaaacatTAGGTGAAATTGTCTCAACGTACCGCACCTAAGTTCGTTACCAGTCGACAAAAAGAAACAAAGAGAAAAATCGCCGTAAGCTCGTTTCCTTCTTAGCTTTGAGGCTGAGTACAAAAGCGTGATTGTGACTGAGATATAGAGACAAAAGCGTTCAGGTAAAGGCTTTGGGAGTTGCGAGCTGCAACAATCCATTAGTACACTTACCTAGATCAAAGTTAATCAAAGGAGGAGCCGCAAACGACGGGAAAAGGACTTCCATTGTGGTAATAGACCTGTGGCACACGCCGGGAATATACTCCACCCGCGATTTGTTTCCAGCCGACTTTAATAAAAGGGTTATCAACAAAATTAAGTccaccgattgacgtccactgttttacataggtcttttgtaggaagttcaaATCAGCTCCCATCgtctcgcttgatgtcgtctgtgcCCCCCGTTGGGGGCCGACTTACGCTGCGTTAACTGGTGtgggatcgccattccagcaccttagaacCCCAACGTCCGTTAGTTCTCCGAGGTGTGTGcgccgcccattgccactaaGTTTCGCGACTTGCTGAGCAATGTTCAAATTGCAGTAACTAGTTCTTAtgaggatctcctcatttctgatttgattacgcATAGATACTCCAGCATAGCTCCCTCCATCGCTCGCTTAGTGATTCTGAAGCTTTCTATGAGAGTAAGTAATAAAAGTGTTAAGCAGTAAAAGCTCCTTATTCGCGCTTTCTTCATTCGCGTTTTCACTATTCGCAGATTCAAAAAATACGCGgctaaaaat comes from Pararge aegeria chromosome 9, ilParAegt1.1, whole genome shotgun sequence and encodes:
- the LOC120626507 gene encoding flexible cuticle protein 12-like — protein: MKSIIAFALCLAVVSALPTGDVDAEILTYENDNIGIGNYRYSFETSDGKKVSETSVVKNVGQENQAQEVTGSFSYYQNGQLYSVNYVADENGFRAVGDHIPK